In Rhodopirellula islandica, one DNA window encodes the following:
- a CDS encoding DUF5690 family protein — protein sequence MRIAAIANRLDRSHPIALTLWAMLAAFVTYFCMYAFRKPFTVVKYEGLLIGGLDFKVVLLFAQVGGYALSKLIGIKVISELSPRRRAVMILSLIAVSHLALLLYAVVPFSLKPICLFFNGLPLGMVFGCVFAYLEGRRVTEALAAGLCASFIMASGSVKSVGAMLMEYQQVSPFWMPFVTGALFWVPLLLGVWMLEQLPPPGELDISARSPRTPFNGEERGRFFSRYALGICALVLVMVLLTVFRSIRDDYATEIWSGFGVERPEIFAISETWVAVVAVLLSAITVLIPGNYRAFQVSMGIIAVSFASAFGTTLFWWSTPEWTEATAFLYMVQIGICLYVPYVLFHTTVYERAVALLKEKANAGYLLYLGDCAGYFCTIFMMILFHLISPESVDFKGLLFRLAVVISPASIALAAVVALYFRKQGSSFPMETIEHPLPETAVPTGVTP from the coding sequence ATGCGAATCGCTGCCATTGCCAATCGCTTGGACCGAAGCCACCCAATCGCGTTGACGCTCTGGGCGATGCTGGCGGCTTTCGTCACGTACTTCTGCATGTACGCCTTCCGCAAGCCGTTCACGGTGGTCAAGTACGAGGGCCTGCTGATTGGCGGCCTTGATTTCAAGGTGGTGCTGCTATTTGCCCAGGTGGGCGGCTACGCACTTTCCAAGCTGATCGGCATCAAGGTGATTTCCGAGCTATCGCCTCGGCGAAGGGCGGTGATGATCCTGTCGCTCATTGCCGTCTCCCATCTGGCGCTGCTGCTGTATGCCGTGGTGCCTTTTTCGCTGAAACCGATTTGCCTGTTTTTCAACGGCTTGCCGCTGGGGATGGTGTTCGGTTGCGTCTTTGCTTATCTCGAGGGACGCCGTGTGACGGAGGCATTGGCCGCAGGACTCTGTGCGAGCTTCATCATGGCCTCTGGATCGGTGAAGTCCGTGGGAGCAATGCTCATGGAATACCAACAAGTCAGCCCTTTCTGGATGCCCTTCGTGACCGGGGCGTTGTTCTGGGTGCCACTGCTTCTAGGTGTCTGGATGCTAGAACAATTGCCTCCCCCAGGCGAACTTGACATCTCCGCCCGTTCTCCTCGAACCCCATTCAACGGGGAGGAACGTGGACGCTTCTTTTCACGCTACGCATTGGGGATCTGCGCATTGGTCTTGGTCATGGTTTTGCTCACTGTGTTCCGAAGCATCCGTGACGACTACGCAACCGAAATCTGGTCGGGATTCGGCGTTGAACGACCGGAGATATTCGCTATTTCGGAAACCTGGGTGGCGGTCGTCGCCGTCCTGTTGAGCGCAATCACCGTTTTGATTCCGGGCAACTACCGAGCGTTCCAGGTCAGCATGGGGATCATCGCGGTTTCATTTGCCAGCGCCTTTGGCACCACACTGTTTTGGTGGAGCACCCCTGAGTGGACGGAAGCAACCGCGTTTCTCTACATGGTTCAGATTGGAATCTGCCTCTACGTTCCCTACGTCCTATTTCATACGACGGTCTATGAGCGGGCAGTCGCGCTGCTGAAAGAAAAAGCCAACGCGGGGTACTTGCTCTACCTAGGCGACTGCGCGGGCTACTTCTGCACCATCTTCATGATGATCCTTTTTCATCTGATCAGCCCCGAATCGGTCGACTTCAAAGGCCTGCTGTTCAGGCTCGCTGTGGTCATTTCACCTGCCTCCATCGCCCTGGCGGCGGTTGTGGCTCTCTACTTTCGAAAACAAGGAAGTTCCTTCCCGATGGAAACCATTGAACACCCTCTTCCCGAAACCGCAGTGCCGACAGGAGTCACGCCATGA